A window from Bubalus kerabau isolate K-KA32 ecotype Philippines breed swamp buffalo chromosome 5, PCC_UOA_SB_1v2, whole genome shotgun sequence encodes these proteins:
- the LOC129653713 gene encoding olfactory receptor 145 encodes MPEMRMVAENSSGTEFILAGLTSQPEPQIPLFFLFLGFYMVTVVGNLGLITLIGLNSHLHTPMYFFLYNLSFIDFCYSTVITPKMLMSFVSKKNIISYAGCMTQLFFFLFFVISESFILSAMAYDRYVAICKPLVYMATMSPQICLLLLLGVYVMGFVGAMAHTACMVRLTFCANNLVDHYMCDILPLLELSCTSTYVNELVVFIVVGIDIGVPTVTIFISYALILSSILHIHSTEGRSKAFSTCSSHIIAVSLFFGSGAFMYLKPSSLLPMNQGKVSSLFYTIVVPMLNPLIYSLRNKDVKSALKKTLSKISFS; translated from the coding sequence ATGCCTGAAATGAGAATGGTAGCTGAGAACTCTTCTGGGACAGAGTTCATCCTCGCAGGCTTAACCAGCCAGCCAGAACCCCAGATCCCCCTCTTCTTCCTATTTCTAGGTTTCTACATGGTCACTGTGGTGGGGAACCTGGGCTTGATAACCCTGATTGGACTCAACTCTCacctgcacacccccatgtactttttcctctaTAACTTATCCTTCATAGATTTCTGCTATTCCACTGTTATCACTCCCAAAATGCTGATGAGTTTTGTCTCAAAGAAGAACATCATCTCCTACGCAGGGTGCATGACTCagctcttcttctttcttttctttgtcatcTCTGAGTCCTTCATCCTGTCAGCGATGGCATATGACCGCTATGTTGCCATCTGTAAGCCACTGGTGTACATGGCCACCATGTCTCCCCAGATCTGTTTACTTCTTTTGTTGGGTGTCTATGTGATGGGGTTTGTTGGGGCCATGGCCCACACAGCGTGCATGGTGAGACTGACCTTCTGTGCCAACAATCTTGTTGACCACTACATGTGTGACATCCTTCCTCTTCTTGAGCTCTCTTGCACCAGCACCTATGTAAACGAGCTGGTGGTTTTCATTGTTGTGGGCATAGATATTGGTGTGCCCACAGTTACCATCTTCATTTCTTATGCCCTTATCCTCTCTAGCATTCTCCATATTCATTCCACCGAGGGCAGGTCCAAAGCGTTCAGCACCTGTAGCTCCCACATTATtgcagtttctcttttctttgggtCGGGGGCATTCATGTACCTCAAACCATCTTCTCTTTTACCCATGAATCAGGGGAAAGTGTCCTCCTTGTTCTATACCATTGTGGTACCCATGCTCAACCCCTTAATCTATAGCCTGAGGAATAAGGATGTCAAAAGTGCTCTGAAGAAAACATTAAGCAAAATATCATTCTCCTGA